A region of the Vidua macroura isolate BioBank_ID:100142 chromosome 16, ASM2450914v1, whole genome shotgun sequence genome:
TTGCCGAGGTGCAGCGACTCTGCGGAATGGGATTGGGGGCTGCGTGGAGGCTCGGCAGCCCCAGTTGCCCCCCCAGTGCCAGCTGCCTGCGCCAGGGCACTCACCCTCCTCGGAGATGCCGTACTTCTGGATGAGCCACTCCACGATGTCGTTCCCTAGGGACGGAGGCTGCGTTAGTGGGGGGCAGTGGGGTCCCCCAGACTGGACTGGGGGGGTTCTCGGCAGGGGCACCTGGCACAgcatggcagtgccaggggtcACGCAGGGTGACGGGGGCCCTGCCAAGGACGTGCGAGTGCCCGCCCCGCGCAGCCGATGCATAATTGATCCCAGCTGCAGCGCTGAGCACCCGGGGTGCGGGGAGAGGAGCGGCGCGGGGGCCGGCGGGGGccgctgctgcagggctggggacacccggggAGTTCCCACACGCCTTCCCCACGCGCCTCGCGGGGGACCCCATCGGGGGACCCACCTGTCATGGCGTGGGGGATGACGGTGATGAGCAAGCGCTGGTTCCTCATCTTGATGCCCATGTCGGGGTCCTGCATGCAGACGATCATCCGCTCCATCTGCCGGGCAAGGAGCCGCTGTGCTCAGCCCCGCGACAGCGGCACCGAGCCTGGACACAGCCTGGGTCCCCTCACTGTGACCCTGGGCACCCTGCGACCTGGACACAACCCGGGTCCCCGAAACCCCACAGGGGCACCCAGTGCCCaacctggggacagcctggaaCTCCGCAATGCCCCAGGGCACCTTGTGTCCAGCCTAGGGACAGCCTGGCATGCCACAGCCTGACCGAGGCACCCAACAGCCGGGCGAGCGTGCGATGCTGGAGCTGCACTTATCCTCCGGGCATCCCTGGCCCGGGGAACCCCGGTTTTGGGGAGCGAGCTCTACCGAGGCTCTGGCAGCACCCCAGCCCGGCGTGGGGGAGCAGAGCACGCAGCTCCGGGGCGCTGCCCGTGGGTATTCCCTCGTGGGGAGGTTCCCGGTGCCCCGTggcggcgccggggccggggtggTGCCCGCTGTCCCGCGTACGCTGGGCGGAGCTGGTCCCCGGCGATCCCATGCCCGCTCCGCGGCGGCCCCCGATGCCCTCGAAACCCAGTGCAGTGTCAGTGTCTGGTCCCCACGGTCCCAGCGCCCCGTCCCCTGTCCACACGGTGCCGGTGCCCCGGTCTGCACAGTCCCAGCGCCCGGTCCCCGATCCACACGGCGCCGGTGCCCGGTGCGCTCGGTACCCCCACCCGGCGATGCCGGTGCCCGAGCCCCACAGTCCCAGCACCGGGTGTCCGCGGCGCCCGCTCCCCACGCTGGCGGTGCCCCGTTTCCGCCGTGCTtgtgcccggccccggcgcggtGCCCCCTGCCCGCGGGGCGGCCGCCGGTGCCGGTGTCGCTCACCTTGCGCAGACAGGGCATCTGGAGGCGGGGGTGCCGGCCGCGGGGGCCGCCGATGGTCATCGCGGGTgcgcgccccgcgccgcgcctctccgcccggccccgcccggccccgcccgggcccgccccgctgcccccccCGCGCCTGCCGCCGTCTCCAGCGGGTGCCCCAAACCCCGGCCCCGACCCCCGGGGTCAATCTGCCCGCGGGACCCCCGGCACCCCTcggccccccccgcccccctcagcctcccggggccggggggtACCCTGGCTGAGCCGGTGCCCCGGAGGGGGAACCACACCGCTGTGGCTGCTGGATGGCGGTGCGGGCAGGGCACTGAGGGTACGGGAAGGATGCTCGAGGGATGCGGGCAGGGTGGACAACGCGCCGGCAGCGTGCGGGGCTGCGGGCAGCGCGGTCATGGTGCGGGCACTGTGAACAAGGTGCTGGCCAGGATGCGGGCGGTGCGGCCATGGCGtgggcagagccctgagggtAGAGAGAGGATGCTCGCGGGATGCAGGCAGTGCTCTGAGGGTAGAGAGAGGATGCTCGCGGGATGCAGGCAGTGCTCTGAGGGTACAGAGAGGATGCTCGCGGGATGCAGGCAGTGCCCTGAGGGTACAGAGAGGATGCTCCTGGGATGCAGGCAGTGCCCTGAGGGTACAGAGAGGATGCTCCTGGGATGCAGGCAGTGCAGTGAGGGTACAGGCAGGAGGCTCCCGGGAGACACGCAGTGCACTGAGGGTACAGGCAGGAGGCTCGCGGGGTGCGGgcagcgcggggcgggcgcgccCGGCGATGAGCTCACTGCAGTCTCGCCGCCCACGAGCGGCGGGGCTGGAGCCGCCgaggggcgggggcgggcgggggcgggcaGCGGAGCCGCCGCGTCtgcgggagccgccgccgccccgccgggccgcgccgggcagcgccgggaaGCGCAGCGGGGAGCGCTCGGGAGCAGCCGGCACCGCCGAGCGCGGCGGCAGCGGGCGGGAGGAGCCGCCGGCACCGGCAGAGCCGCGCCCCGGGCCCCGCCAGCGGCCGCCCCGCACGgccccgggggcggcgggcccggcacggcccggccaTGCTCGGCCTGGATGTGTGCGAGGCCGGcgggcagctgctggagctgctctggctggcgCTGTGCTACCGAGGtgagcggcggcggccggggggcagcgcccgggggcggcggggggcaTTGCCCCGGGGAGGGAGGGCGAGCATCACTCCGAGTCCCCAGTAAGTGAGCATCCCCCGGGCGCACGGTGCATCCATGAGTGAGCAGCACCGCGGGCCCGCGGGAACTGGAGCGTCCCACGGGGAAgatcccctgctgtccccctgccACCTCGCAGCCTGTGGCACCTGGTGCATGCCACCCTGCCCTGGCGCCCGTGGGCAGCCAGCGAGTCCCGAGGTGGGTGCatccctgggctgggagtgcccgCATGCTGCCGTGACAGCCGGGGGGCATGGCCTTGGTGGGGGGccagaggggcagcagggccacTGCTGTGTCCCCgtcactgccactgccctgggggACCCAAATCTTGGCGAGACTGACCCAGACTTTTGGCCCTGCGGCCCCGGGGCTGAGCGCAGGCAGTGTCCTCTGCCCCATGCTGTATTCCCAGCATGTCCCCAGGGATGGAGTTCCAGGGGCTTTGGGGAGCTCAATGCTCGCGCTCACAAGAGTGGGGTGGTGATGCAATGGGCAGGGAGAGTCAGGGATTGTGGGGACATCACCCACGCTTGTGTCCCCCAGCAGTCTGGCCACACCAGAGCCATCGGAGCCACcatcccctgcagctgctggcggtttggatttggggtgggagaTGGGGCTGGAGGTTGCCTAGTGGGGTtggagggggctgcagggcagtgaCAAGGACTTCTCCGGGTGGCACGAAGGGGccctgggggctggaggggtCTGCAAGCACCCTCCAGACCGAGCACACCACGTAGGCACCAGCTCGCCTTGCTCCATGACCGTGCGGAAATGCAGCCGGCGGCAACACCTCTGGTCTCAGCTGTGCCACCAGGCCCCGGGGACACCGAGCCTGGCAGCCTTGCCACGGCTCCGAGCAGGGCACCAGCTTGGCCTCCCCACGGGGATTTCCCAAGTCACAGCCCAGCCACCCCCTGCCCACCGGTGCCTTCCTGTTGGGGGCAGGGGGtgtccccggggtgtccccggaGCTGCCACTGCCTGTCCCCCGCAGACATCATGGCTGACAAGGAGGGGGTGACGCTAtcgctggaggaggaggaggatgccgACGTGGCCCTGGCGTACAAGACGCCGGAGAAGAAGAGCCTGCAGGAGATCCAGGAGCTGGACCCAGGGGATGAGAGCCTGCGGAAGTACaagcaggcactgctgggtgcCATCCCTGCTGCCGTGGGtaaggctggggctgcaggcgggtTTGGGCGCCGCGGCACCCCGGCAGCCCAGCCGGGGGATGCAGCCTCAGCGGGCTCAGGGAGCTCGGGCGTTCTCGAGCAGGGAGCGTCCCGTGGGGCATCCCCGGCAGGGAGGGCACATCCCGGCTGGAATCGCCCGTGGGTGTCGCCTGTGCCCCCCACCTGCGCAGAGACCCCGGCATTCCCTGCCGACAGAGTGCCGGTGCCCGGGGACCCCAGTTGCCGTGGTTACGGGATCACCGCCGCAGTTTCCATAGGAACGGCTACAGGGAACCGGGAAATTCATGGGGATGACTGAGAGGAGCGAacggcgggggcgggcggggggaggAACACCGGGGTAGCACGGTGTGACCAGACGGTGCCCCCCGCTCCCCATGGCCCCCACAGGCTCCCCCACCCCAGGCTGGTGCTGGTCGGcactgggggtccctggggagcTCCACGGGCCCAGCCCCCCAGTGTCCATCCATGAATGCAACTGGAAGGGTGCAAACTGGGAGGGAGGGCTTGCAAAGCAGTGGGGTGCATGAGGGATGCCCCGTGGTATGTGTGAAAGCTGGGGGCCGTGCAGGTTGGGCTGGTGGGGTGAATGAGACCAGTGCCCACCTCCAGGGATGCCTTGGCTGTGCATGCTGCAtcctcctctgcttccccttgTTCTGCTCCTGAGCCAGGGAATGGTACACCCTGGGAAATACCCGTGTCTGGGTCCTTTAAATGTGATCTTACCCCAAAAGGCACTGATGCCAGTGGTGGAGTGACCTGAGATGCACCTGCTGTcctgtgccctgcctggctgcctgGCACTCACTTGCTTTAACACCCCCACTGCAGACACCGTGGCCCTTCCCTCCATTACAGGGCCATGGGCAGCCCCCTGGCTCACTGGGATGGAGGTGATGGTGGACTGGGCATGGTGGGTAAGGTCTGGGCCCTGCTGCTTGTCCCTAGATGCCAGCGTGCCCAACGTGCAGGTGACAAGGCTGACACTGATGTGCGAGCAGGCGCCGGGGCCCATCACCATGGACCTGACAggtgagccctggggacacccgggggagaaggaggagggggagggagaaggggtACCGGGCTGATGGCCCATCTACCTGTGCAGGAGACCTGGAAGAGCTGAGAGGCCGGGCCTTTGTGCTGAAGGAAGGGGTGGACTACAGAGTGAAGGTGTCCTTCAAGGTGCGTGGTGCCCTGTGCCCACTGGCTGGACATGGCCCTGATGCTCTCACACCACGGGGTCCCTACCCCAAGGGGTTCTTGTTACCCTGGGACCCTACCCTGCAGGGTCTCTCTTGCCACCCATGGgcccctgcctgtcccagggTCCCTGCCTTGCAACGTCTGCTTCTGCCCTTTTACCCCTGCGGTCCGTACCCTTTTGGGGGTCTCTGCCCACCCTGAGTTCCCCAGCCTCCTGGGTCCCTGCCACCCTGCCATCCTTGCTGTCCCCAACATGACTGCCACCCCATGGTTCCTGCCACCCCAGAATCCTTGCTTCTCCCAGAGATCCCAGCAATGCTGCCTATCCAAGGGTTTCCTAGAGTCCCTGCCCCTCCTGAGTGGGATCTCTGTCATCTGAGTCCCTGCCCCTCTTGGAGTTACCTGCCAACCTGGAGTCCCTGCCACCTTTGATGATGCTGAATTCTGACAAGGGGCTGGATCCTGGAAGAGGTGGATATCAGGATGCCAGGGGTCCCCATGCCATGGGGCAGTCCCCAACTCCCCCCTGCCTTCTGCCCGCAGGTGAACAGGGAGATCGTCTGCGGGCTGCGGTGCCTGCACCTCACCTACCGCCGGGGCCGGCCCggtgagtggggctgggggctgggggccggggctggggggcccCCACGCTACCCTGGCCCCACTCACCCGTCCCTCCTGTGCCCTCCTCGCCCAGTGGATCGCGACGTTTTCATGGTGGGCAGCTACGCGCCGCGGGCCGAGGAGTACGAGGTGGTGACGCCGGCGGAGGAGGCGCCGCGGGGATGGCTGGCACGGGGCTCCTACCGCGTCCGCTCCCTCGTCACCGACGATGACAAGACGGAGCACCTCTCCTGGGAGTGGGGCCTCTGCATAAAGAAGGCTTGGGAGGACTGAGGCCGCCCCCGCACCCCGGCTCCCCCCGCCAGCTCGGGGACGAGGTGCCGCCATCCCGGGGAGCCCTCGGCGGCACCGCCGCGCTTGCCCCAGTCGCGTGAAGGGTTGAGGGGGGTCCCTTAGCGAGTGAGAGCCCGTGGTCGTGGTCTTCGCAaccaaagttatttttaattgctctttttttttaatatatcgACGCCCGCCTGGTCCTCACGGCGTCCCCATCGCTGGGGCCGGGGCTGTGACCCTGCCGCGGTGGTGCCGTGTCCGGTACCCGCCCGGTCGCAGGCTGTGCTCTTCCATCGCCATTAAACCCTACAGACTGGTCTCTTACTGGTGTGTCTGTGCCCCCACCGCCTATGCCTGTCCCCgtgctccctgtccccctgctccctgtccccatcccgctgGCGGGGCCAGGTGTCCCTGCGGCGACGACGAGCGTCTGGAAAACGGCCACCTGGTCCCGCTGCCTTAtcggcggggccgggcagccAGTAGCGGAGGGCCACGAGCCCCAGGGGACCGGCACAACCCGCCCCCAGGTCCCTTATCTTCGTTCTGCTCCCTGGACAACATCTTCAGCGCCGGCACCATGCGCGGCTGCGGGTCCCGGCTGGTTTGGCTGCTGGTGCTGTCGCTGGCCTGGCTGGGCCCGGCTTTGGGGGGCGAGGATAAGGATGAAGAGGTGatagaagaggaggaaaaggagaagaaagaggatgAAGTGCTCTCAGATGAGATCAAGGAGGAGGACAATGTCCTGGTGCTCCATGAGCACAACTTTGCCCGTGCCCTGAGTgagcaccagctgctgctggtggagtTCTGTGAGTGCCCCCACGGCGGGCAGgggtgtgggcagggacagatgTGGGGCAGGGAATATTGGCAGGGGGGACCGGCTGTGGCTGAGTGTGGGCAGAACACACGTACACGGACACAGGTACAGCAGGGTACAGGACAGGAGGGACGGTAGGTGCGGTGGGCAGGGGCGAGGCTGTAGGACAGAGGGGCAAGAGCACAGGCCGTGTGACAGGgcatgggatggggatggacacgcagagcagggacacaggcaGAGCATGGCGTGGCGGTGTGCAGCACGGGTGTGGGACACAAGACAGGGACACATGGTGTGGGTGTGGCAGGGGCACAAGCTGGGGCCCATTGGGCTCACACAGCCATTgggctgtccccacacctgtccccGTTATCAATGCTGTCCCCTACCCACAGACGCGCCGTGGTGTGGGCACTGCCAGCGGCTGGCTCCCGCCTTTGCCCAGGCAGCCACTGAGCTGAGGAatgagtccagcccagcccggctggGCAAGGTGGATGCCACGGCACAGACAGCCCTGGCCACTGAGTTTGGCATCACCTCCTACCCCACGCTCAAGCTCTTCCGTGATGGCAACCGCACCCACCCCCTGGAATACACCGGTAGGGCTGTGGCACCACGCAGTGTCCCTGGCACCCGTCCAGGGGGACACTGCCATGAGGCTGGGGTGGGTGGCAGGGGCTGATGGTCGAGGGTGGCACTGTCCTTGTTGGGGATCACAGGGTGGTGATGGTGAGAGAGGTGGCAATGTCCTGGTGGTGATAATGGACAGGTGACAGTGTCATGTATGAGGTGATGATGGTGGGCAGTGCCACggtgctggtggtggctggCTGAGGTTGGTGGCAGCCTGGAGAGGGATGTCAGGTGACATCTGTGTGCCAGGCCACATGGACAGCCAGAGCATCGTGCGCTGGATGCAGCGCCGGGCTGGCCCCAGTGCCACGCTGCTGCAGGACACCGACACCATCGCGGCCTTCATCAACTCCCAGGACCTGGTGGTCATCGGCTtcttcaaggtgggctggggcaggctggggctggacCACGGCCGTGGCTGAGGCTGTGGCACTCACGGGTGGCTGTGCAGGACCTGAAGGGTGAGGCAGCCCAGGCGTTCTTAGAGGTGGCTGCTGAGATGGTGGACCTGACGTTTGGCgtggcagaggcagctgagctCTTCCAGGCGTATGGGCTGTCAGCTGACACCGTCTGCCTGTTCAAGAAGGTgagggggtggcaggggagTGGTGGGGCCATCCTGTCCTCCCCTCAGCCCTCACAggcccctgccctggcagttTGATGAGAGACAGACAAACTTCCCTGTGGACCCGGCACGGGGGCTGGACACGGCTGAGATCACCCAGCTGCTCCGTGtccacagcctgcagctggtgaTGGAGTTCACCAACGAGGTACAGCccgtccccagccctgccactgtCCCCTGAGGGCCACGGCTGCCCTGCCctcattctcctcctcctccccagacaTCTAACCAGATCTTCAGTGCCAAGATCCCCCATCACATGCTGCTCTTCCTCAACAAGTCCTCAACGGAGCAGCTGTCGCTGCAGGATGGCTTCAGGGCAGCTGCCGGTGACTTCCGGGGTGAGGTGAGGTGGCCCCATGGTAGGGACATGGAGGGTGGCTTTGGGACTCCccagcctcagtgtcccccGTTCCCTGCCCAGGTGCTCTTCGTGGTGGTGGATGTAACCGGCCATGGCGCCAACGTCCTGCCCTTCTTTGGCATGACCGCTGCTGATGCCCCCACCCTGCGCCTGGTCAAGATGAAGAACAATCGCAAGTACCAGATGGAGCAGGACAAATTCTCGGACTCGGCCATTCGCGCCTTCATCCAGGCGGTGCTGGACGGCAAGGTGAAGGTGAGGGGTGCAGCACGGTGCCAGCCAGCACCGATGGATTCTGCCCTGTGGTGAGAGATGGGCTGTTGGCTCAGAAGCTTAAGGATGATGGTTGTATGGTGTCTGCTGCCTGGtgtctgctcctgctgccaggcttGAGCATTTGGGGATTTGTTACGGGCAAGGGGGGCAGGAGACTGCTGCCATGgagacacacagagctgggatggcagcagaggGGAAGATGTGGTCCAAAAGGCAGCACAGGAACatgcccctgccccagcctgcaCTGTGCCCCACGGGCCTctggcactgctcagcccaggctGTGACTGTCCTGACTGTCCCCACAGCCTCACCTGCTGAGTGCAGAGCCCCCTGAGGACTGGGACACGCGGCCCGTTaaagtcctggtggggaagaCCTTTGAGCAGGTGGCTTTTGATGAGACCAAGAACGTCTTTGTCAAGTTCTGTAAGTGCCAGGGCCACTCATGTCCCTCCCTGAGCTCCTCCGTGGGGCTCAGCCCctccaggacagccccagccctgtcccagacCCCTGGTCAGTGCTCCCGCCCCGCAGACGCGCCGTGGTGCCCCCACTGCCAGGCCATGGAGGCTGCCTGGGAGGAGCTGGCCGAGCGCTACAAGGACCGCGAGGACATCGTCATCGCCAAGATGGACTCCACGGCCAACGAGCTGGAGAACATCACCATCCGCGGCTACCCCACCCTGTACTACttccccgcggggccgggcaggaAGGTAGGTGTGGGCACTTGTGGGGTCACCGGCACCTGGGGGACGGTGGCACCCTCAGTGCCCTCCGCTCCCATGGCTCCAGATGGTTGAGTACAAGAGCAGCCGAGATGTGGAGACCTTCTCCAAGTTCCTGGAAAACGGGGGGACACTGCCTGAGGAGCCTCCGGTGAGTGGGGTCAGGGGacagccccctgcccagggctgtccccaggccctgctgggCGAGGGGATGGATCctgcaggatggggacaggggcagggtCAGGCAGGGAGTGTGTGTCCATCCATgcctcactgctgccttctccaggtgaccaAGACCCCTGGGAACAGCACGGACAAGAAGGATCCAAGTATGCCGCGGACAGATGAATCCCGGGATGAGCTGTGAGCCCTGTCCTACTCATGCATGTGCTATAAACCACCTGGAAACAATGTGGGCTCTGGTCTGTGTCTGTATCTGTGTCTCCATGTGCTGGGAGCACCCACCTGTCTAGGGGACACAGCAGAGCCTCTGTCCCCCTGGGGCAGCTGTGCTGTAGCACTGATCCTGGCAACCCTGCAATGGCACCAGGTGGCCAAGGAGCTCTCCGTGCTGGCCCTCGTGCTGCACTGGTGGGGTTCAGGTGATGGGGGACCAGCTGGGGTCTCTCTTTCATGACATACCAGATCCAGGCaatccccaggagctgctctcacaGTCAAGGCAGGCAACACGGGGTTTCTACCGGCACATAAGCCTGGCTTGTAGCCTCTGGCAACTCCAGCACTGTCCTCTCTCTGCTGAGCCATTCCTTCAGGGGCAACATGTTGGTCCTGTGGGGCCAGGATGTGCTCAGCCACCCCTCCAGGGaatccagagcagccccagtCCCACCCTCTGCCCTTCACCAATCCTGCCTCATCCTCTGTCCAtcccagaggctgctgagggCCTGGGGTGGCtccacagggaaggaaaaaaagcagcaggcagtgggatgtggggttttatttcattttatccaAGTACCTTTGAAAAGATCATTGTACAAGTCAGCACATGAGAATGCAGAGGAAATGCTGGGGCTGCATGGCCACTGTACATATTTACAGGGACCCCccgaaaaaaagggggggacaGAAATCCCGGGCACGCCAACAACCTCACCAGACACACCACCATCAGAACTTCAAAAAACGGAGTAAAACCCCTCTTGACACTGTTCCCGGGCTGAAAGCATTTGCAGATTTTGCTGGACTTCACACAGTGTATTAGGCAAGCCCAGAACCGTGTTTAAAGGCACTCGGTGACATGTACAACAGGCGCAGTCCATCCCGGCCTGGTGCCGTGGCGTCCGGCAGCTCCaccactgctggggctggggatggcTCTGAGCAGGGCCAGCGCCACCGTGGCCCCCCGGGCTTTGGGGCCACCCCCGGGTGCGTGGGCAAGGGCTCTCTAAAGGAGCTGGCCCAGAGCCgtggctgtgcaggagcagcagggcctgggctgggtgaggaCAGGATGAGGGGAGCACCggcacagccccagcttccTTGCAGCTGAGTAAGCCCAGGAGGCTTCCAGGGCTGCCTGCTGGCCCTACACGAGCCACAAACTGGCATCAATGACCCCCTGGTGCAGTgccctcctgctgctttccccGAGACACAGAAGCTGACGAAAGATGCAGGACTCATAAAAAGACATATTTTGTCTTCAGCTTTAATGTCTGCTTCCCCATTATGGCTCTCCTGAAGAGAGCCCTGCCTAAAGCCAGAGCTTGGCCCAGGGGTCTGGGCATGTCTGCACCAGGCACACAGGAGCCAGCCCTCTGCAGAACTGCAGCACCCTCCTGGGAAGCAATCCCTTCTCCATGGGGACACAGAGGAGTGTGCAGGCTGTGGGATGCCAGCACCCAGCCTGCCACCCTGGCTCTGAGCTGGTCCTTGCTCTGCGGGAAGCCCCCAGTCCCAACAGGCACTGACCCTTCTATCCCTCGGGGGTTCACTCAGTTGCAAGGAAGctcaggaggagaaaaaaagacccATCCTACCACGTCCAGCAGCTGAGCCTGCCGAGGAGGCCACAGGTGACTCCTTCCAAAAGGCTCAATGATCTTCACAGCCCCTTTGGAGTGGGGTTGGCCCTTCCACGCTGGTGGGATGAGGGCATCTCTACCCCACGGTGCTCCAGAGCCATCCATGCCGGGAGAACGGGGCAGGGTGCCGGGAAAGCGCGGAGCAGCCGGAGTCTGATGGATGGCTGTACACTTTGGGTGAGTTCTGCAGTACCTGTATGTTTTACATTTACATAAGAGCACTGTGAcattggaaatattttccttttattacaATATATCAAAAATATGCAGCTTTAGTAAACAAGGTCATATTACACTTTCTAATGCACTGTACAATGCTACATTACACTTATATTCGGTATGGAGAGGGAGCCCAGGCTCCCACTGGCAGGTTTGTGGGGTGAAAGGGCATCCACTGGCATCCTGGAGCTTGCCCAGATCCGTGCTGGAAAGCGGAGCTGCCACCCTCTGCCCTGGCTCGCCTGGTGCCCGTggtggcagcactgccagcatccGCCCCAGGCCTTCTCCTCCGGTCCCAGAATCCTTCACAGTCCTGTCCTCACTGCCCTGGAGCCTAATCAATCTTCTCCACCTTCCCAATGATCTTCTCTTCGAAGATGGGCAGGATGGTGTCATCCTCCCGCACCTCCTCGAAGACCACACCACAGTCGAACTCGTCGCTCACTTTCTTGAAATAAtacctgaaaaaaacagaaatgtagaagggggagagggaaaaataagCATGTGAATGGTCACAGG
Encoded here:
- the ARHGDIG gene encoding rho GDP-dissociation inhibitor 3; protein product: MLGLDVCEAGGQLLELLWLALCYRDIMADKEGVTLSLEEEEDADVALAYKTPEKKSLQEIQELDPGDESLRKYKQALLGAIPAAVDASVPNVQVTRLTLMCEQAPGPITMDLTGDLEELRGRAFVLKEGVDYRVKVSFKVNREIVCGLRCLHLTYRRGRPVDRDVFMVGSYAPRAEEYEVVTPAEEAPRGWLARGSYRVRSLVTDDDKTEHLSWEWGLCIKKAWED
- the PDIA2 gene encoding protein disulfide-isomerase A2; protein product: MRGCGSRLVWLLVLSLAWLGPALGGEDKDEEVIEEEEKEKKEDEVLSDEIKEEDNVLVLHEHNFARALSEHQLLLVEFYAPWCGHCQRLAPAFAQAATELRNESSPARLGKVDATAQTALATEFGITSYPTLKLFRDGNRTHPLEYTGHMDSQSIVRWMQRRAGPSATLLQDTDTIAAFINSQDLVVIGFFKDLKGEAAQAFLEVAAEMVDLTFGVAEAAELFQAYGLSADTVCLFKKFDERQTNFPVDPARGLDTAEITQLLRVHSLQLVMEFTNETSNQIFSAKIPHHMLLFLNKSSTEQLSLQDGFRAAAGDFRGEVLFVVVDVTGHGANVLPFFGMTAADAPTLRLVKMKNNRKYQMEQDKFSDSAIRAFIQAVLDGKVKPHLLSAEPPEDWDTRPVKVLVGKTFEQVAFDETKNVFVKFYAPWCPHCQAMEAAWEELAERYKDREDIVIAKMDSTANELENITIRGYPTLYYFPAGPGRKMVEYKSSRDVETFSKFLENGGTLPEEPPVTKTPGNSTDKKDPSMPRTDESRDEL